GCCGATGACGGAGAGATTCATAACAATTAAAAATTAAAAATTAGGAAATAGGAATTAGGCAAAGGTACGGGGAATGGGAGTAAAAAACAAGGGGAGAAATCGTTCGACGTTCGACGTTCGACGTTCGACGGGAAGAAGGTTCGAAGTTCGAGGTTCGAAGTTCGAGGTTCGAGGTTCGAGGTTCGACGGAAAGAAGGTTCGAGGTTTCAGACTGTGGTGGAGGGGGATGAATAGCCACGGCCTTTTAGGCCGTGGATTGGGGAGATTCTCTCTCCCGTTTGGGCTTTAGCCACAGAGAATTCCTGTAGAATTATAATGGGAGGGGCGGATTGAATGCGGCAATGGCACGCCCCACGGAATTTGAATTTGGATAGCAGTTTAATTCTTATTTATGGATCTGAAATAATCGGCTCTTATTATTTTATCGGATATCTGCCAGGCATTGGTAAAATGTTTTAGTTCAGAAGGTTTTGGCGCGTTATTTGGCAGATATGCGCGCAGATCTTTATCAATTACAATTTTTGAATTATTTTTTGACAGGATGTCATTTCCTAATCCATTCCAATTGGAATTTCCTAAGCCAAGTATGTCTTTTAATGTCGGGAATATGTCGATCTGCCCCATCAGATCCTCATACTGGATGCTATAAGGAGCGTTCAGGACTATAAACGGGACATAGGGGTTCATACGGTCCAGATCTCTGCAGTATTTTTTTATATCAATATTTTCTCTTACATCCTTTGGAAGGGCCTCGTGATCGCCAACAATTATTATAACAGAATTATCATATAAAGAACGTTTCTTCAGTTCATTAATAAAAGATCCGATTGCATAATCCGTATAGTTAATACTCGTTAAGTAATCGCTTAATTCGACGGGAATATTTTGGCCGAACTTAATTCTTTTTTTATTTTCAGACAATTTAAATGGTGTATGGCTGCTTAAGGTTACGATTTCGAGAAGGAATGGATTTTTCAGTTTATCAATTATTTTAACTGACTGGTTAAAAATGGAAACATCGCTTAATCCCATTCCTTCTATATCATCCATTTTCAGATTACTTTCCGAAAACAGAGTATCGTAGCCCAATGAAGGGTTAATACTTCCCTGGTTCCAGAATGAAGGTTTTGTCCCTATTACAGTAGCGCAATAATATCCATAATCTTTTTTAAGGATTTCAGGGATAGAAAGATAATTATTAAGCGGGTAGCGGCAGAATATGGAGCCTTTATTAACAGGCAGCAATCCTGTATTCACCATTATCTGAGTATCGCTTGAGCGTCCATCTTTAGTCTGGGGCAGCACATTAGGAGCAAACACATTCCTTCCCTCTTTAAGCATTTTGTTTAAATTGGGAGTAATTTCGATATTATCGACTGTTCTATTTACCGGCCATGATTCCAAAGATTCAACTATTATTAAGATAACATTCTTTTTATTAAAGCTGCTATTGGTCATATTATCAGTATACTTATTATGATCCTTCAGCCAATTATTTATTTCCTTATAATCTTCCTTATTGATCTTATCGGAAGCGAACATATTCTTTAGTTCCCATCCCCCATAAATAACAGGGCTGAAAGTTACGCAGCCTTCATTAGGATCGGCTTCGAATACTTCCAGTTTAGAGATATAAGCGCCATTCGGCATTTTTTTCGGATAGATATCGGGAATTACAGTTATGAAAAAAATAGCCAATATAAATAGAACCGGGTACCAGCGGTATTTAGAATTCAGCTCACGTCTCTTCCCTTTTATGACCGAATAGTACAGGATTACCAGCAGCAGCGGGATTGAAATAAGGAAAGAATCAATCATCCTGAAAGAGTTCAAGATACTACCGCTTAGTCCATCTAAATTATTAAACTGGCCGATGACGTAGATTGAGGCGATTGTTTCATACGTGCGGTAGTACATCAGATTTGCAATTATGAAAAATTGGAATAACAGAAGGGAGATAAAGAATATATATTTTCTTTTACCCACAGATATATATAGTACAACAAAGCAAAGGACATCAAACAGGGCGTACAATTTTGAACGCAGATGAAGCGACTTAGCATCAATGAACGGGACTCCTATATCATTATAGAAAACCATTAACGATATAAACACAAATGCAATTATGAGCAGTATATAGATTAAGCTGTATTTATAGGAATTAATCTTTTCTTTCATGAAATGCCTCATCTTTTATAACGGAACGAAAATAATGTATCCGAAATTGACAAAAAATAAATTACGGTGCAAGGGAAATAATGACAGGTTCGACGTTCTACGTTCGACGTTCGACGGGGAGGGGGAAGAAGAATGTTGAATTTTGAATTTTGAATGTTGAATGGAGGAAGGGGGAGGAGGAATGTTGAATTTTGAATTTTGAATGTTGAATGAAGGAAGGGGGAGGGGGAATGTTGAATTTTGAATTTTGAATTTTGAATGAAGGAAGGGGGAGGAGGAATGTTGAATTTTGAATGTTGAATGCTGAATGAAGGAAGAGGAAAGAGGAATGTTGAATTTTGAATTTTGAATGAGGGAAGAGGAAGAGGAATGTTGAATTTTGAATGATGAATGATGAATTATATGAAAAAATGGGAAAAGGGGTGTTTTCTGATCTTCCGGATTGACAATAAATGAAAGTTGACCAGATGGGATTACGCGTATTACAAGCTCCGGAGGAGCGCTTTGTTTGTAGAAAACGGCATGTCCCACCCACACCCCGGAGCTGCGGAGCTGCGACATGATGAGGGCAATTAAAAATGAAAAATTAAAAAGGAATGCAATTTGTGCACACACCGCCCTTCAGCGGCAATTATTTCCACGGTAAAAATAATTGTCGTTGGGCGGTAATTTTAATTGTCTTCAACCTTCTGCCTAGGGAATACTAATGGCCCTAACTGAGGAACACTTTGGGACCTGAAACAGGTGACAGGTGGTTTACT
The window above is part of the Ignavibacteria bacterium genome. Proteins encoded here:
- a CDS encoding LTA synthase family protein, producing MKEKINSYKYSLIYILLIIAFVFISLMVFYNDIGVPFIDAKSLHLRSKLYALFDVLCFVVLYISVGKRKYIFFISLLLFQFFIIANLMYYRTYETIASIYVIGQFNNLDGLSGSILNSFRMIDSFLISIPLLLVILYYSVIKGKRRELNSKYRWYPVLFILAIFFITVIPDIYPKKMPNGAYISKLEVFEADPNEGCVTFSPVIYGGWELKNMFASDKINKEDYKEINNWLKDHNKYTDNMTNSSFNKKNVILIIVESLESWPVNRTVDNIEITPNLNKMLKEGRNVFAPNVLPQTKDGRSSDTQIMVNTGLLPVNKGSIFCRYPLNNYLSIPEILKKDYGYYCATVIGTKPSFWNQGSINPSLGYDTLFSESNLKMDDIEGMGLSDVSIFNQSVKIIDKLKNPFLLEIVTLSSHTPFKLSENKKRIKFGQNIPVELSDYLTSINYTDYAIGSFINELKKRSLYDNSVIIIVGDHEALPKDVRENIDIKKYCRDLDRMNPYVPFIVLNAPYSIQYEDLMGQIDIFPTLKDILGLGNSNWNGLGNDILSKNNSKIVIDKDLRAYLPNNAPKPSELKHFTNAWQISDKIIRADYFRSINKN